From one Gadus morhua chromosome 8, gadMor3.0, whole genome shotgun sequence genomic stretch:
- the slc4a2a gene encoding LOW QUALITY PROTEIN: anion exchange protein 2a (The sequence of the model RefSeq protein was modified relative to this genomic sequence to represent the inferred CDS: inserted 1 base in 1 codon; substituted 1 base at 1 genomic stop codon): MRRHLVSKSARGPMVYASGDPRSETAGHSPKPDRSPHEVFVELNELVVDQNQQVQWRETARWIKFEEDVEEETERWGRPHVASLSFRSLLELRRTLSHGAVLLDLDQKTLPGIAQQVVEQMVISDQIRAEDRGNVLRALLLKHSHPSREKEFSSYSRNVPAASMTPPKGGVVTHPDPSQRQTGGSGGDGYHGDTELEPDRNEREFHPLRRSRSKQELKLLEKIPEKAEATVVLVGSVGFLDQPSMAFVRLQEAVPLESVLEVPVPVRFLFLLLGPPTANIDYHQIGRXISTLMSDKKFHEAAYMADDRQDLLTAINCFLDSSVVLPPSEMEGDDMLRSVSHFQRDMLRKSIDGAAATKETEGFKDAGAPDPSKPGDDPLRRTGRLFGGXVKDVARRYPQYLTDIRDAMNPQCMAAVIFIYFAALSPAITFGGLLGEKTEGLIGVSELIVATALHGLVFSILGAQPLLIVGFSGPLLVFEEAFYSFCKQTEMEYLTARVWIGFWLVLIVVLTVAFEGSFLVRFVSRFTQEIFSFLISFIFIYETFSKLVKIFQEHPLKSNCSAPINETLYPFNATLDVSPAGKVVGEPNTALLSLVLMSGTFLMAFYLRKFKNSVFFPGRLRRIIGDFGVPIAILIMVLVDWSIADAYTQKLSVPSGFSVSTPEKRDWFISPLGSDGQFPVWMMCASVLPAILVFILVFMESQITALICSKKERMLTKGTGFHLDLLIIVAVGGISAMFGLPWLSAATVRSVTHTNALTVMSKAVAPGDKPRVQEVKEQRVTGFLVAVLVGLSIVMGEVLRQIPLPVLFGIFLYMGVMSLNGIQLTDRLLLLMMPAKYHPDLSYVTKVRTVRMHLFTCVQLLCLSLLWVVMSTAAALAFPFVLLLTIPVKRLLLPRIFTHREIQCLDADDAEPRLDDLQVQDEYTQMQMPV; this comes from the exons ATGCGACGTCACCTGGTCAGCAAGAGCGCCAGGGGGCCGATGGTCTACGCCTCCGGGGACCCCCGCTCCGAGACCGCCGGCCACAGCCCCAAACCGGACCGCTCTCCGCACGAG GTGTTTGTGGAGCTGAACGAGCTGGTGGTGGATCAGAACCAGCAGGTCCAGTGGCGCGAGACGGCGCGCTGGATCAAGTTTGAGGAagacgtggaggaggagacggagaggtgGGGGCGTCCCCACGTCGCCTCGCTCTCCTTCCGCTCCTTGCTGGAGCTACGCAGGACCCTCTCCCATG GCGCGGTCCTGCTGGACCTGGACCAGAAGACCCTCCCGGGCATCGCCCAGCAGGTGGTGGAGCAGATGGTGATCTCGGACCAGATCAGAGCCGAGGACCGCGGCAACGTCCTGAGAGCCCTGCTGCTCAAACACAG TCATCCGAGCCGTGAGAAGGAGTTCAGCTCCTACAGCAGGAACGTCCCGGCGGCAAGCATGACCCCCCCGAAAGGGGGCGTGGTCACCCACCCCGACCCCTCCCAGAGACAGAccggggggtctgggggagaCGGTTACCACGGAGACACAGAGCTGGAGCCGGACAGGAATGAG AGAGAGTTCCACCCTTTGCGTCGCTCCAGGTCCAAACAGGAGCTGAAGTTACTGGAGAAGATCCCTGAGAAGGCTGAAGCCACCGTGGTCCTAGTAG GCAGCGTGGGCTTCCTGGACCAGCCCTCCATGGCCTTCGTTCGGCTCCAGGAGGCGGTCCCGCTGGAGTCGGTTCTGGAAGTTCCGGTTCCTGTccgcttcctcttcctgcttctGGGCCCGCCCACCGCCAACATCGACTACCACCAGATTGGACGTTGAATCTCTACACTCATGTCCGACAAG AAGTTCCACGAGGCGGCCTACATGGCAGACGACCGGCAGGACCTGCTGACGGCCATCAACTGCTTCCTGGACAGCAGCGTGGTCCTCCCGCCGTCGGAGATGGAGGGGGACGACATGCTGCGCTCCGTCTCCCACTTTCAGAGAGACATGCTCCGCAAGAGCATAGACGGCGCCGCAGCCACCAAGGAAACCGAAGGCTTCAAGGACGCAG GCGCCCCGGACCCGTCCAAGCCCGGCGACGACCCCCTGAGGCGGACGGGTCGTCTGTTCGGGG TGGTGAAGGACGTGGCGCGGCGGTACCCCCAGTACCTCACCGACATCCGGGAcgccatgaacccccagtgcaTGGCCGCCGTCATCTTCATATACTTTGCCGCCCTGTCGCCGGCCATCACCTTCGGAGGCCTCCTGG GTGAGAAGACTGAAGGGCTGATCGGCGTGTCTGAGTTGATCGTTGCCACGGCGCTACATGGCCTGGTGTTCAGCATCCTCGGAGCCCAGCCGCTGCTCATAGTGGGCTTCTCAGGGCCCCTGCTGGTGTTTGAGGAAGCCTTCTACTCG TTCTGCAAGCAGACTGAGATGGAGTACCTGACAGCCCGGGTGTGGATCGGGTTCTGGTTGGTCCTGATCGTGGTTCTCACCGTGGCCTTCGAGGGCAGCTTCCTGGTCCGCTTCGTCTCCCGCTTCACCCAGGAGAtcttctccttcctcatctCCTTCATCTTCATCTACGAGACCTTCTCCAAGCTGGTCAAG ATTTTCCAAGAGCACCCTCTGAAAAGCAACTGCTCCGCCCCCATCAATGAGACCTTGTACCCGTTCAACGCCACCTTGGATGTGAGCCCTGCTGGGAAGGTTGTGGGAGAGCCCAACACCGCCCTGCTCTCCCTGGTGCTTATGTCCGGAACTTTCCTCATGGCCTTCTACCTCCGCAAGTTCAAAAACAGCGTCTTCTTCCCCGGCAGG CTACGGCGGATCATCGGAGACTTTGGCGTCCCCATCGCTATCCTCATCATGGTGCTGGTGGACTGGAGCATTGCCGACGCCTACACCCAG AAACTGAGCGTGCCCAGTGGCTTCTCGGTGTCCACGCCGGAGAAGCGTGATTGGTTCATCTCCCCGCTGGGCTCCGACGGACAGTTTCCTGTGTGGATGATGTGCGCCAGCGTCCTGCCAGCCATCCTCGTCTTCATCCTCGTCTTCATGGAGTCCCAGATCACCGC GCTGATTTGTAGCAAAAAGGAGCGCATGCTAACCAAGGGGACGGGCTTCCACCTGGACCTGCTGATCATCGTGGCGGTGGGCGGGATCTCCGCCATGTTCGGCTTGCCCTGGCTGTCGGCCGCCACCGTGCGCTCCGTCACGCACACCAACGCCCTCACCGTGATGAGCAAGGCCGTCGCCCCGGGAGACAAGCCCCGTGTCCAGGAGGTCAAGGAGCAGAGGGTGACCGGGTTCCTGGTGGCCGTGCTGGTCG gccTGTCCATCGTCATGGGGGAGGTCCTGAGACAGATTCCTCTGCCCGTCCTGTTCGGGATCTTCCTCTACATGGGGGTCATGTCGCTGAACGGCATCCAGCTGACCGACCGCTTGCTGCTGCTCATGATGCCCGCCAAGTACCACCCTGACCTCAGCTACGTCACCAAG gtgcggACGGTGCGGATGCACCTGTTCACCTGTGTGCAGCTGctttgtctgtctctgctgTGGGTCGTCATGTCGACGGCCGCCGCACTGGCCTTCCCttttgtcctcctcctcaccatccCTGTGAAGAGATTGCTGCTGCCCCGTATCTTTACCCACCGCGAGATACAGTGT CTCGACGCGGACGACGCCGAGCCTCGTCTGGACGACCTGCAGGTTCAGGACgaatacacacagatgcagatgCCTGTGTGA